In the genome of Trichomycterus rosablanca isolate fTriRos1 chromosome 24, fTriRos1.hap1, whole genome shotgun sequence, one region contains:
- the srsf3b gene encoding serine/arginine-rich splicing factor 3b, whose translation MHRDCPLDCKVYVGNLGNNGNKAELERAFGYYGPLRSVWVARNPPGFAFVEFEDPRDATDAVRELDGRTLCGCRVRVELSNGEKRSRNRGPPPSWSRRPRDDYRRRSPPARRRSPRRRSFSRSRSRSLSRERRRERSLSRDRNHKPSRSFSRSRSRSRSNDRK comes from the exons ATGCATCGTGACTGCCCGCTGGACTGTAAGGTCTACGTGGGAAATCTAGGCAATAATGGTAATAAAGCAGAGCTGGAAAGAGCTTTCGGGTATTACGGGCCGCTGCGTAGCGTGTGGGTGGCCAGGAACCCGCCCGGTTTCGCCTTTGTCGAGTTTGAGGACCCAAGAGACGCCACAGATGCTGTTCGAGAGCTGGACGGCAG GACTCTGTGTGGTTGCCGCGTGAGGGTCGAACTGTCCAACGGGGAGAAGCGATCTCGGAACAGGGGTCCACCACCTTCCTGGAGCAGACGCCCTCGTGATGATTACCGCCGCCGGAGCCCCCCTGCCAGGCGCAG ATCTCCCCGCAGGAGGAGCTTCAGCCGCAGTCGAAGCAG atcgcTCTCAAGAGAGCGCAGGAGGGAGAGATCTCTGTCTCGGGACAGGAACCACAAACCATCTCGATCCTTCTCCAGATCCAGGAG TCGCTCCAGATCTAACGACAGGAAGTGA
- the usp49 gene encoding ubiquitin carboxyl-terminal hydrolase 49 codes for MERCKHVVRLRLGHDHSILNPQKWHCVDCHTTESVWACLKCSHVACGRYMEEHSLRHYQESQHPLAMEVRELDVFCFACGDYVLNDNAEGDLKLLRGALSTVRDAGRRSMRSASLLSPLATGEGGVQAAIRHRRQALLAGAFRHWRRRQQEELRKRQEKLEEEKEELRRQRREAKKRITGDEANTPPRKSARLLTQAPRPLMALIPRKFRDPPEKAPLPNKTVSKNHRKVPRKIKPSAAARRSTSSLLLARRRRSAPGVTGLRNLGNTCYMNSILQVLSHLRKFRECFLALDLCETEQLLLTKTQGMMGGEKLVPPKEPRSPSTSALSSCSSSGQQVSLCQELHTLFRVMWSGRWTLVSPFAMLHSVWNVIPAFRGCDQQDAQEFLCELLDKVQQELEADGGFGQKHKHTRTRIVIPITQRKLSKQVLKVLNTIFHGQLLSQVTCLSCKNKSNTVEPFWDLSLEFPERYHSVAKLGASSQSCTLTEMLSKFTETEALEGRIYNCNYCNRRRRKSPHKLLALSEACKQLLIYRLPQVLRLHLKRFRWSGRNHREKIGVHVAFDQVLNIEPYCCSDASQVFTYDLSAVVMHHGKGFGSGHYTAYCYNTEGGFWVHCNDSEMNVCSVEEVCSTQAYILFYTQRSS; via the exons ATGGAGCGCTGCAAGCACGTGGTCCGTCTCCGTCTGGGACACGACCACTCGATACTGAACCCTCAGAAATGGCACTGTGTAGACTGCCACACCACGGAGTCCGTCTGGGCGTGTCTGAAATGCTCGCACGTGGCCTGCGGCCGCTACATGGAGGAGCATTCGCTGCGGCACTACCAGGAGTCGCAGCATCCGCTGGCGATGGAGGTGCGAGAGCTGGACGTGTTTTGTTTCGCGTGCGGCGATTACGTTCTGAACGACAACGCTGAAGGCGACCTGAAGCTCCTGCGGGGGGCGCTATCGACCGTGCGGGACGCTGGCCGGCGCTCCATGCGCTCCGCGTCTTTGCTGTCGCCTCTGGCGACCGGCGAGGGGGGCGTGCAGGCAGCGATAAGGCACCGGCGACAGGCGCTGCTAGCCGGCGCTTTTCGACACTGGAGGAGGCGACAACAAGAGGAGCTGAGAAAGCGCCAGGAGAAActggaggaggagaaggaggagcTTCGGAGGCAACGTAGGGAGGCAAAGAAGAGGATCACGGGTGATGAGGCTAACACGCCGCCGAGGAAGAGCGCGCGGCTGCTGACGCAAGCGCCGCGGCCGCTGATGGCGCTGATTCCCAGAAAGTTCCGCGACCCGCCTGAAAAGGCGCCGCTCCCGAACAAGACTGTGTCAAAAAACCACCGCAAAGTGCCGCGCAAAATAAAGCCGAGCGCGGCGGCGAGGCGGTCCACGTCGTCTCTGCTGTTGGCGCGGCGCAGGAGGTCGGCACCGGGCGTGACGGGTCTGCGGAACCTGGGCAACACGTGCTACATGAACTCCATCCTGCAGGTGCTGAGCCATCTGCGTAAGTTCAGGGAGTGTTTCCTCGCGCTGGATCTGTGCGAGACTGAGCAGCTACTGCTCACCAAGACACAAGGCATGATGGGAGGAGAGAAGCTGGTGCCACCTAAAGAACCTCGCTCTCCATCCACGTCTGCCCTGTCATCGTGTTCATCCTCTGGCCAGcag gTGTCTCTGTGTCAGGAGCTGCACACCCTGTTCCGGGTGATGTGGTCGGGTCGCTGGACGCTCGTCTCCCCGTTCGCCATGCTGCACTCCGTGTGGAACGTCATCCCGGCGTTCCGAGGCTGCGACCAGCAGGACGCTCAGGAGTTCCTGTGCGAGCTGCTGGACAAAGTGCAGCAGGAGCTGGAGGCCGACGGCGGCTTCGgccagaaacacaaacacacccgaACCCGCATCGTCATTCCCATCACGCAGAGGAAACTCTCCAAGCAGGTTCTCAAGGTCCTCAACACCATTTTCCACGGCCAGCTGCTCAGCCAG GTGACGTGTTTATCGTGTAAGAACAAGTCGAACACGGTGGAGCCGTTTTGGGACCTGTCTCTGGAGTTTCCCGAACGTTACCACAGCGTGGCCAAACTCGGCGCCTCCTCTCAGAGCTGCACCCTCACCGAAATGCTCAGCAAGTTCACCGAGACCGAGGCTCTGGAGGGGCGCATTTACAACTGCAACTACTGCAACA GGAGGAGGCGGAAGTCCCCCCACAAGCTGCTGGCTCTTTCCGAGGCCTGTAAACAGCTGCTGATTTATCGTTTACCTCAGGTGCTGCGGCTTCACCTTAAACGCTTCCG CTGGTCGGGCAGGAACCACAGGGAGAAGATCGGCGTGCACGTTGCATTCGATCAGGTTCTTAACATAGAGCCATACTGCTGTTCAGACGCGTCGCAGGTCTTCACCTACGACCTCTCTGCTGTAGTAATGCATCATGGGAAAGGATTCGGCTCAGGACACTACACCGCCTACTGCTACAACACTGAGGGGG gttttTGGGTTCACTGTAACGACTCTGAGATGAACGTGTGTAGCGTGGAGGAGGTTTGCAGCACTCAGGCTTACATCCTGTTCTACACACAGCGATCATCCTAG
- the med20 gene encoding mediator of RNA polymerase II transcription subunit 20 encodes MGVTCVCQVPVLEGKSVQQTVEQVHKKLEQLGAVKQGSFFIDCETYHATGNSTGQPSKLLYVMHNSETPLSCLALFDGGPTLAADANFDVLMVKLKSHFQNAKGHKVESRGARYRYTDFLIKVGTVTMSSSARGISVEVEYSACVVPGDCWNLIKEFMQTFLGANTPELPSVFSNKVEGLFAPSDIMDTMNQYLELFSKIRKQQVLPGSGVR; translated from the exons ATGGGAGTTACATG tgtGTGTCAGGTACCAGTGCTGGAGGGGAAGAGTGTTCAGCAGACGGTGGAGCAGGTCCATAAGAAACTGGAGCAGTTGGGTGCAGTGAAGCAGGGCAGCTTCTTCATCGACTGTGAAACCTACCACGCTACAGGAAACTCCACAG gtcaGCCCTCCAAGCTGCTGTACGTGATGCACAATTCCGAGACGCCGCTCAGCTGCTTAGCTCTGTTCGATGGCGGCCCGACGTTGGCGGCTGACGCTAACTTTGACGTGCTAATGGTGAAACTGAAGAGTCACTTCCAGAACGCTAAAGGACACAAGGTGGAGAGCCGCGGTGCCCGCTACCGCTACACCGACTTCCTGATCAAGGTCGGGACTGTAACCATGAGCTCCAGCGCCCGAGGAATCTCGGTGGAG GTGGAGTACAGTGCCTGTGTGGTTCCTGGTGACTGCTGGAACCTGATCAAAGAGTTCATGCAGACTTTTTTGGGCGCCAACACCCCTGAGCTCCCCAGCGTGTTCAGTAATAAAGTGGAGGGTCTGTTTGCTCCGTCAGACATCATGGACACCATGAACCAGTACCTCGAGCTCTTCAGCAAAATCCGCAAGCAGCAGGTTCTGCCGGGGAGCGGTGTACGATGA
- the bysl gene encoding bystin: protein MPKVKRAAGSDRSGASVPLADQILQGDSVRSKPRDRNQNRREELTEDEYVDERLSRKILQQARIQQEELQTEIGLSSDLQQHNKQHKPATQLGPSSKDEESDEEWPELGAAESEGPTELQIDPDDEKAIQMFMNKNPPVRRTLADIIMEKITEKQTEVGTVMSELSGHPMPQLDPRVIEVYRGVSKVLLKYRSGKLPKAFKIIPALSNWEQVLYLTEPETWSAAAMYQATRIFSSNLKERMAQRFYNLVLLPRIRDDITEYKRLNFHLYSALKKALFKPGAWFKGILIPLCESGTCTLREAIIIGSILTKCSIPVLHSSAAMLKLAEMEYNGANSIFLRLLLDKKYALPFRVLDALIAHFLSFRTEQRVLPVLWHQSLLTLVQRYKADLSSEQKGALLELIKIQSHAQISAEIRRELQNAEARDLEDATPAMSMD, encoded by the exons ATGCCGAAAGTAAAGAGAGCAGCAGGATCAGATCGGTCCGGGGCTTCGGTACCGCTGGCTGATCAGATCCTGCAGGGAGACTCGGTCCGATCCAAACCCAGAGACCGGAACCAGAACCGGAGAGAGGAACTGACTGAGGATGAGTATGTAGATGAGAGGCTGAGCAGAAAGATCCTGCAGCAGGCCAGAATCCAACAAGAGGAACTACAGACCGAGATCGGACTAAGTTCTGATCTACAGCAACacaacaaacaacacaaaccAGCTACACAActgg GTCCGAGCTCTAAGGATGAAGAATCGGACGAGGAATGGCCGGAGCTCGGAGCAGCAGAGAGTGAGGGCCCCACTGAACTGCAGATCGATCCAGATGATGAGAAAGCCATCCAGATGTTCATGAACAAGAACCCGCCTGTCAG gcgtACTTTAGCTGATATCATCATGGAGAAGATCACAGAGAAGCAGACTGAAGTAGGCACAGTGATGTCAGAGCTCTCAGGCCATCCCATGCCACAGCTGGACCCCCGAGTAATCGAAGTGTACAGAGGAGTCAGtaag GTCTTGTTGAAGTACCGCAGTGGGAAACTCCCTAAAGCCTTTAAAATTATTCCTGCACTCTCAAACTGGGAACAGGTTCTTTACCTGACTGAACCTGAGACATGGAGCGCTGCTGCTATGTACCAGGCTACACG GATCTTCTCGTCGAACCTGAAGGAGCGAATGGCTCAGCGCTTCTATAACCTGGTTCTGCTGCCTCGGATCAGAGACGACATCACAGAATACAAACGCCTCAACTTCCACCTGTACAGCGCCCTGAAGAAGGCTCTCTTCAAACCCGGAGCCTGGTTCAAAG GAATCCTGATCCCGCTGTGTGAGTCGGGTACCTGCACTCTGAGAGAGGCCATCATCATCGGCAGCATCCTCACCAAGTGCTCCATCCCCGTCCTGCActccag CGCCGCCATGCTGAAGCTGGCTGAGATGGAGTACAACGGGGCGAACAGTATCTTCCTGCGCCTGCTGCTGGATAAGAAGTACGCTCTGCCCTTTCGTGTGCTGGACGCTTTGATCGCTCACTTCCTGTCGTTCCGTACAGAGCAGCGAGTACTTCCTGTGCTGTGGCATCAGAGTCTGCTCACGCTAGTTCAGCGCTACAAAGCAGATCTGTCCTCCGAGCAAAAGGGGGCACTGTTAGAGCTGATCAAGATTCAATCACATGCCCAAATCTCAGCTGAAATCAGACGAGAGCTGCAGAACGCCGAGGCTCGAGACCTGGAGGACGCCACGCCTGCCATGTCCATGGACTGA
- the tmcc2 gene encoding transmembrane and coiled-coil domains protein 2 encodes MLDKSEVSTLPLPPSVTHGGSDSNISVEGVASISGTGSWQGEGQTEGQRTRAALDHLQQKILKITEQIRVEQEARDNNVAEYLKLAHNADKQQASRIKHVFEKKNQKSAQTIAHLHKKLEHYHKKLKEIEQNGLARQPKDVLRDMQQGLKDVGANVRAGISGFGGGVVEGVRGGVSALIRNKFGSADNITHLKDTLGAGNAEDTPPRTLSGSATLVSSPKYGSDDECSSGTSGSGAGSNSGGAGAICMGSPRLDGHHHHHHHHHHTSSSWDALLEGLQEIKASQVQMEDAMEDMKTQLQSDYSYMTQCLQEERYRYERLEEQLNDLSELHQNELSNLKQELASMEEKVAYQSYERARDIQEAVESCLTRVSKLELQQQQQQVVQLEGVENANARALLGKLISVLLALMAVLLVFVSTAANFITPLMKTRARIASSVALTLFLITLWKHWDWLELCFLPG; translated from the exons ATG cTGGATAAGAGTGAGGTGTCGACGCTGCCTCTGCCCCCCTCGGTGACCCATGGCGGCTCAGACAGCAACATCAGCGTGGAGGGGGTGGCGTCCATTTCGGGGACGGGGTCATGGCAGGGCGAGGGGCAGACTGAGGGGCAGCGAACCCGCGCTGCCCTCGATCACCTTCAGCAGAAGATCCTAAAGATCACGGAGCAGATCCGCGTGGAACAGGAGGCGCGCGACAACAACGTAGCCGAGTACCTGAAGCTCGCGCACAACGCCGATAAACAGCAGGCGTCACGCATCAAACACGTGTTCGAGAAGAAGAACCAGAAATCAGCGCAGACTATTGCTCACCTGCACAAGAAGCTCGAGCACTACCACAAAAAGCTCAAAGAGATTGAGCAG AACGGACTGGCTCGCCAGCCCAAAGACGTCTTGCGGGACATGCAGCAGGGCCTGAAGGACGTCGGCGCCAATGTCCGGGCTGGTATCAGTGGTTTTGGAGGGGGTGTGGTCGAAGGCGTGAGAGGTGGGGTCTCAGCACTCATACGCAATAAATTCGGCAGCGCCGACAACATCACCCACCTGAAGGACACTTTGGGGGCAGGGAATGCGGAGGACACACCCCCTCGCACACTCAGTGGCAGCGCCACCCTGGTCTCCAGCCCCAAGTACGGCAGCGATGACGAGTGCTCCAGCGGCACCTCCGGGTCCGGCGCCGGAAGCAACTCCGGAGGGGCCGGGGCCATCTGCATGGGCAGCCCGCGACTGGACGgacaccaccatcatcatcatcaccatcatcacacGTCCAGCTCGTGGGACGCACTTCTGGAGGGGCTGCAGGAGATCAAAGCCAGTCAGGTGCAGATGGAGGATGCCATGGAGGACATGAAGACCCAGCTACAGAGCGACTACTCCTACATGACCCAGTGCCTGCAGGAGGAGCGGTACAG GTATGAACGTCTGGAGGAGCAGCTGAACGACCTGAGTGAACTACATCAGAATGAACTGAGCAACCTGAAGCAGGAACTGGCCAGTATGGAGGAGAAGGTGGCGTACCAGTCCTACGAGAGAGCCCGtgatatacag gaggcGGTGGAATCGTGCCTGACCCGCGTCAGTAAGCTGGagttgcagcagcagcagcagcaggtggTGCAGTTGGAGGGCGTGGAGAACGCTAACGCCCGCGCTCTGCTCGGCAAGCTGATCAGCGTGCTGCTGGCGCTCATGGCCGTCCTGCTGGTCTTCGTCTCCACCGCCGCCAACTTCATCACCCCTCTGATGAAGACGCGCGCCCGCATCGCCTCGTCCGTCGCCCTCACGCTCTTCCTCATCACGCTCTGGAAGCACTGGGACTGGCTGGAGCTCTGCTTCCTGCCCGGCTGA
- the cdkn1a gene encoding cyclin-dependent kinase inhibitor 1 yields MAESVLRCLCSSNGPTRRTLFGPLDRARLQQDYTLLMKKELQEASRRWNFDFASDEPLLDGDYEWTEISGARVPTLYREGTWGGAAPHLQGAKPNRRLEKENISETSGRGGSDSSGEGKRQPLKRKQTNITDFYQAKRRVVATTRKSGQ; encoded by the exons ATGGCTGAGAGTGTACTGAGGTGTTTGTGTAGCAGTAACGGTCCGACCCGCAGGACTCTGTTCGGACCGTTGGACCGGGCTCGGCTTCAGCAGGATTACACCCTGCTAATGAAGAAGGAACTGCAGGAAGCTTCACGCCGCTGGAACTTTGACTTCGCCTCTGATGAACCGCTGCTGGACGGTGACTACGAGTGGACTGAGATTTCCGGAGCGCGAGTACCCACTCTGTACAGAGAAGGAACCTGGGGGGGGGCGGCGCCACACCTACAGGGGGCAAAACCAAATCGGAGGCTGGAGAAGGAGAACATTTCTGAAACATCCGGACGAGGCGGGAGTGACTCCAGCGGCGAGGGAAAACGACAGCCACTGAAGAGGAAACAGACCAACATCACAG ATTTCTACCAGGCCAAGAGGAGGGTAGTGGCCACCACCAGGAAATCAGGCCAGTGA